From the genome of uncultured Bacteroides sp., one region includes:
- a CDS encoding TonB-dependent receptor plug domain-containing protein: MRKNVLLFLLLLNAIYLRAGDIIGKDTTNSIKIKEIIVTASPKESKHFRQLPITVSTISQHDMQAYQVSSLKSMNGVVPNLFIPDYGSRLTSAIYIRGIGSRINTPSVGLYVDNIPYIDKSAFDFNFSDIESIEVLRGPQSTLYGRNAMGGLIKLHTKSPFSYQGTDLKLSAGTYDSYSASLTHYHRVNDKFAFSAGGFYDKSGGFFNNVYLNKKADPFSDGGGRIRSIWLPKENLKLDLNVSYEYSDQGGYPYAKYDKTTGKTGDVSTNLESTYYRGLLNAGLNISYQTKNYTMSAVTSFQNLKDRMFMDQDFTVANMYSITQKQKQNTVTEEIVFKSTSNKRYEYVCGAFGFYQSQNTNSPVNFGSDFLTASRMSSYIKSIAVPGEYDTPTMGAALFHQSTFNDLFFKGLSASVGLRLDYEKTKISYDTNATINGQTMQTTILTGDAKDDYLQLLPKFALKYDFSDNKTGNVYASVSKGYRSGGYNYQMFADLVQGLMMASPASGYTLSEVDVKNAIIYKPEYTWSYETGTHLSLLDNKLTADLAAFYMDTRDQQIVRFAPSGLGRMTVNAGHSASLGAEANIRAIITNAFSLNASYGYTHATFKDYIGQVKNQQQQIISVDYKDNYVPMIPQNTFCLGGEYAFTFQNCFINKLVFNAQYNGIGRIYWTENNDLTQKSYGLLNGKIGITMNKVQVDFWGRNLTDKSYATFGFVSSSNTFMQKGRPIQVGVDLRYRF; the protein is encoded by the coding sequence ATGAGAAAGAATGTATTACTGTTTCTATTGCTATTAAACGCAATTTATTTACGGGCAGGTGATATTATAGGAAAGGATACCACCAATAGTATAAAGATAAAAGAAATTATTGTTACGGCTTCTCCCAAAGAATCAAAGCACTTCCGTCAACTTCCTATCACTGTTTCAACAATCTCTCAGCATGATATGCAGGCCTATCAGGTGAGCTCTCTGAAAAGTATGAATGGAGTTGTGCCTAATCTCTTTATCCCAGATTATGGCTCCCGACTAACTTCCGCCATTTATATCCGCGGCATCGGTTCCAGAATAAACACCCCTTCTGTGGGACTGTATGTAGATAATATTCCTTATATAGATAAATCGGCCTTCGACTTCAACTTCTCGGACATTGAAAGTATTGAAGTGTTGCGAGGACCGCAAAGTACTCTTTACGGCAGGAATGCAATGGGTGGATTAATCAAACTGCATACCAAATCACCTTTTAGTTATCAGGGAACCGACCTCAAACTAAGTGCAGGAACTTATGATAGTTATTCAGCCTCATTGACACACTATCACCGTGTAAACGATAAGTTTGCCTTCTCGGCAGGAGGTTTTTACGATAAAAGCGGAGGCTTTTTCAATAACGTATATCTGAATAAGAAAGCTGATCCGTTTAGCGACGGCGGTGGAAGAATACGCAGCATCTGGTTACCGAAGGAGAATTTAAAACTGGATTTGAATGTAAGTTATGAGTATAGCGACCAGGGAGGATACCCTTATGCTAAATATGACAAAACGACTGGCAAGACAGGCGATGTTTCAACTAATCTGGAGAGCACTTACTACCGCGGACTGCTGAATGCCGGCCTTAATATCAGTTATCAGACAAAGAACTATACCATGAGTGCAGTGACCAGTTTCCAGAATTTAAAAGACAGAATGTTCATGGATCAGGACTTTACAGTTGCAAACATGTATTCCATCACTCAGAAGCAGAAGCAAAATACCGTAACAGAAGAGATTGTTTTCAAATCAACATCCAATAAGAGATATGAATATGTATGTGGTGCATTTGGCTTTTACCAGTCACAGAACACAAACTCACCGGTAAATTTCGGGAGTGACTTTTTAACAGCCAGCCGCATGTCTTCATACATAAAATCAATTGCCGTTCCCGGAGAATATGACACTCCGACTATGGGGGCTGCCCTGTTCCATCAATCCACTTTTAATGATCTGTTTTTTAAAGGACTATCAGCCAGTGTTGGTCTGCGCCTTGATTATGAGAAAACAAAAATCAGTTACGATACAAATGCCACCATAAATGGCCAGACAATGCAAACAACCATTCTGACAGGTGATGCTAAAGATGACTACTTGCAATTGCTTCCCAAGTTTGCACTTAAATATGATTTTAGTGACAATAAAACGGGCAACGTTTATGCTTCCGTTAGCAAAGGATATCGTTCGGGAGGTTATAATTACCAGATGTTTGCCGACCTTGTGCAAGGGCTAATGATGGCCAGTCCAGCCTCGGGTTATACATTATCTGAGGTTGATGTAAAAAACGCCATCATCTATAAACCGGAATATACCTGGAGTTATGAAACAGGTACCCACCTATCTTTACTGGACAACAAACTAACAGCAGACCTTGCAGCCTTTTATATGGATACAAGAGACCAGCAAATAGTTAGGTTTGCTCCTAGTGGTTTAGGAAGAATGACCGTAAATGCCGGACACAGTGCCAGCCTTGGTGCAGAAGCCAATATCCGCGCAATCATTACCAATGCATTCAGTTTAAATGCTTCCTACGGATATACTCATGCTACCTTCAAAGATTATATAGGACAAGTGAAGAACCAGCAGCAACAGATTATATCTGTTGATTACAAGGACAATTATGTACCAATGATTCCGCAGAACACATTCTGTCTTGGCGGTGAATATGCTTTCACATTCCAGAACTGTTTTATCAATAAACTAGTGTTCAACGCACAGTATAATGGTATTGGCAGAATATACTGGACAGAAAATAACGACCTGACACAGAAATCTTACGGACTGCTGAATGGTAAAATAGGAATTACCATGAACAAGGTACAGGTTGACTTCTGGGGAAGAAATCTTACCGATAAATCTTACGCAACATTCGGTTTTGTTTCCAGTTCGAATACCTTTATGCAGAAAGGCAGACCAATACAAGTTGGTGTTGATTTGCGTTACAGATTCTAG
- a CDS encoding LuxR C-terminal-related transcriptional regulator, with translation MNNLEIAIIDANTLTCMGLKNLLGELLPKTVIRIFPDFPTFVDDTPDMYTHYFISSQTYILYNPFFLPRKEKTIIMMHGAGNHTFPASNHIVNIFLPEKKLTSELMKFFSDNPDKMEIPPSDNDLTAREIEVLILITKGFINKEIADKLNISLTTVISHRKNITEKLGIKSVSGLTIYAVMNGYVSPDRI, from the coding sequence ATGAATAATTTAGAGATTGCTATTATAGATGCCAATACGCTTACCTGCATGGGGTTGAAGAATCTGTTGGGAGAATTGCTTCCAAAAACAGTGATACGAATCTTTCCTGACTTCCCCACCTTCGTGGATGATACACCGGATATGTATACTCACTATTTCATCTCCTCACAGACCTATATTCTATATAACCCATTCTTCCTTCCACGTAAGGAGAAAACAATCATCATGATGCATGGAGCAGGCAATCACACGTTTCCTGCCTCCAACCATATTGTGAACATATTCCTTCCGGAAAAGAAACTGACCTCAGAGCTGATGAAATTCTTTTCTGATAATCCTGATAAAATGGAGATTCCCCCATCGGATAATGATCTTACAGCCAGGGAAATTGAAGTGTTGATACTTATTACGAAAGGGTTTATCAACAAGGAGATAGCGGATAAACTCAACATCAGCCTCACAACGGTAATCTCTCATCGCAAGAATATCACCGAAAAGCTGGGGATAAAATCAGTTTCCGGATTAACCATCTATGCCGTAATGAACGGATACGTTTCACCGGACAGGATATAG
- a CDS encoding FAD-dependent protein, which translates to MIQEIQLRILPEIAANEQRLKEYVSKENGISLKQLNAVRILKRSIDARQRTVFVNLKVRAYVNEMPKDDEFTKTTYKKVENAPQVIVVGAGPGGLFAALKLIELGIKPIIVERGKNVRDRKLDIAQISREHIVDPESNYSFGEGGAGAYSDGKLYTRSKKRGNTEKILNVFCQHGASTSILVDAHPHIGTDKLPRVIENMRNTILECGGEVHFETRMDALIIENNEIKGIETNTGKTFLGPVILATGHSARDVYRWLAANNVAIEAKGIAVGVRLEHPQELIDQIQYHNKNGRGDYLPAAEYSFVTQVEGRGVYSFCMCPGGFVVPAASAPEQVVVNGMSPSSRGSKWSNSGMVVEIHPEDFPEYTKYGPLALMEFQEELERQCWMQGGRRQTAPAQRMADFTKNKLGADLPDSSYSPGLISSPLHFWMPPFITKRLSLGFQQFGSYSHGFLTNEATMIGVETRTSSPVRIIRDLETLQHITIKGLFPCGEGAGYAGGIVSAGKDGERCAESAAKYAEAN; encoded by the coding sequence ATGATACAAGAGATACAACTAAGAATCTTACCGGAAATCGCAGCCAATGAACAGCGACTAAAAGAATATGTATCAAAGGAAAATGGTATTTCCCTGAAACAACTCAATGCTGTTCGCATTCTGAAGCGCAGCATTGATGCACGACAACGTACGGTTTTTGTAAACTTAAAAGTGCGTGCTTATGTCAATGAGATGCCAAAGGATGATGAATTCACAAAAACCACATATAAGAAAGTAGAGAATGCTCCGCAAGTAATTGTAGTTGGTGCTGGTCCCGGTGGACTTTTCGCCGCTCTTAAACTAATAGAGTTGGGTATAAAACCCATTATTGTAGAACGTGGAAAGAATGTTCGCGACCGTAAACTGGATATCGCCCAGATTTCACGCGAACACATTGTTGATCCTGAATCAAATTACAGCTTTGGTGAAGGTGGAGCCGGTGCTTATTCAGACGGAAAGCTCTATACCCGCAGCAAGAAACGTGGAAATACAGAGAAGATTCTGAATGTATTCTGCCAGCACGGAGCAAGCACTTCCATTCTTGTTGACGCCCATCCGCACATTGGTACGGATAAACTGCCAAGAGTGATTGAGAACATGCGTAACACCATTCTGGAATGTGGCGGTGAGGTGCATTTCGAAACACGAATGGATGCTTTGATAATTGAGAACAACGAAATAAAAGGTATAGAAACTAATACTGGAAAGACCTTTCTGGGACCGGTAATTCTGGCAACCGGTCACTCGGCACGCGATGTTTACCGCTGGTTGGCTGCTAATAATGTAGCCATTGAAGCAAAGGGAATTGCCGTCGGTGTCCGTCTGGAACACCCACAAGAACTGATTGACCAGATTCAGTACCACAATAAGAACGGAAGGGGCGACTATCTTCCTGCCGCGGAATACAGTTTCGTTACCCAGGTAGAGGGCAGAGGCGTGTATAGTTTCTGTATGTGTCCCGGTGGTTTCGTGGTTCCTGCAGCAAGTGCCCCGGAACAGGTGGTTGTCAACGGAATGTCTCCATCCAGCCGGGGTTCAAAATGGAGCAATTCCGGTATGGTGGTAGAGATACATCCCGAAGATTTTCCGGAATATACCAAATATGGTCCACTTGCTTTGATGGAGTTTCAGGAAGAACTGGAACGCCAATGCTGGATGCAGGGCGGAAGACGACAAACAGCCCCGGCACAACGCATGGCAGACTTCACCAAAAATAAATTAGGTGCAGACTTACCCGACTCATCTTATAGTCCCGGGCTGATATCTTCTCCTCTTCACTTCTGGATGCCACCTTTTATCACCAAGCGGCTTTCACTGGGATTCCAGCAATTCGGGAGCTATTCTCATGGATTTTTGACAAACGAAGCAACCATGATCGGAGTAGAAACACGGACTTCCTCACCGGTGCGAATCATTCGTGACCTGGAAACGTTACAACACATCACCATCAAAGGATTATTCCCCTGCGGTGAAGGTGCCGGTTACGCGGGAGGCATTGTCTCTGCCGGAAAAGACGGTGAACGATGTGCAGAGAGCGCTGCTAAATATGCCGAAGCTAATTAA
- the radA gene encoding DNA repair protein RadA produces MAKDKTVYVCSNCGQDSPKWVGKCPSCGEWNTYIEEIVHKEVTNKRPVSGIETPKARPISLCDITTSDEPRIDLKDEELNRVLGGGLVPGSLVLIGGEPGIGKSTLVLQTVLRINNRRILYVSGEESARQLKLRADRIQHNSSDCLIVCETSLEQIYTHIKNTQPELVIIDSIQTISTETIESSPGSIAQVRECSASILKFAKETNTPVLLIGHINKEGSIAGPKVLEHIVDTVLQFEGDQHYMYRILRSIKNRFGSTSELGIYEMRQDGLRQVSNPSELLLSPDHEGMSGVAIASAIEGVRPFLIETQALVSSAAYGMPQRSATGFDLRRMNMLLAVLEKRVGFKLAQKDVFLNIAGGLKVNDPAIDLSVISAILSSNMDTEIEREICLAGEVGLSGEIRPVNRIEQRIGEAEKLGFKRIILPKHNLQGLNKKNINIELVPVRKVEEAFRCLFG; encoded by the coding sequence ATGGCAAAAGATAAAACCGTATATGTATGCTCTAATTGCGGGCAGGATTCACCGAAATGGGTTGGTAAATGTCCTTCGTGCGGAGAATGGAACACTTACATTGAGGAGATTGTCCACAAAGAAGTAACCAACAAACGCCCTGTTTCGGGTATTGAAACTCCCAAAGCCAGACCAATATCACTGTGTGACATCACTACCTCCGACGAACCTCGCATTGACTTAAAGGATGAAGAACTAAACCGGGTGCTGGGAGGCGGACTGGTGCCGGGATCTTTGGTACTAATCGGTGGAGAGCCGGGAATTGGAAAGTCCACCCTGGTGCTGCAGACAGTTCTCCGTATAAACAATCGCCGCATACTCTATGTATCCGGTGAAGAAAGTGCACGCCAGTTGAAACTTCGTGCCGACCGTATTCAACATAACTCTTCAGATTGCCTGATTGTTTGCGAAACTTCACTGGAACAAATTTATACTCACATCAAGAATACCCAGCCCGAACTGGTTATTATCGATTCCATTCAAACCATTTCCACAGAAACCATAGAATCTTCACCGGGCAGCATCGCACAAGTGCGTGAATGTTCGGCTTCCATCTTGAAATTTGCCAAAGAGACAAACACTCCAGTGCTACTCATCGGACATATAAATAAGGAGGGAAGTATAGCCGGACCGAAAGTGCTGGAACATATCGTAGACACGGTGTTACAGTTCGAAGGAGACCAGCATTATATGTACCGCATTCTTCGTTCCATAAAAAACCGTTTTGGAAGTACTTCAGAACTGGGCATCTATGAAATGAGACAAGATGGTTTGCGACAAGTAAGCAACCCGTCTGAGCTCCTCTTATCTCCCGATCATGAAGGGATGAGTGGTGTAGCCATTGCTTCTGCCATTGAGGGAGTTCGCCCGTTTCTTATTGAGACACAAGCCCTTGTCAGCTCGGCAGCTTATGGGATGCCGCAACGTTCGGCCACCGGGTTCGATCTTCGTCGTATGAACATGTTACTGGCTGTACTGGAAAAGCGGGTGGGCTTCAAACTAGCTCAGAAAGATGTGTTTCTAAATATTGCAGGAGGTTTAAAGGTAAACGATCCGGCCATCGATCTTTCCGTAATCAGCGCCATACTTTCGTCAAACATGGACACTGAAATTGAGCGGGAAATCTGTCTGGCCGGAGAAGTTGGCTTATCGGGTGAGATTCGTCCGGTGAACCGCATTGAACAACGAATTGGAGAAGCCGAGAAGCTGGGTTTTAAACGAATAATTCTTCCCAAACATAATTTGCAAGGGCTAAATAAAAAAAATATCAATATAGAACTGGTTCCGGTAAGAAAGGTAGAAGAAGCTTTTCGTTGCCTGTTTGGATAA
- a CDS encoding type I asparaginase: protein MKPQLTSVLIIYTGGTIGMIENTETGALENFNFEHLQKHLPELKKFDFKIESCQFDPPRDSSDMEPEAWADLVRIIYQNYSKYDGFVILHGTDTMAFTASALSFMLENLNKPVILTGSQLPIGVLRTDGKENLMTSIEIAAAKYKEKPLVSEVCIFFENHLMRGNRTTKINAENFNAFRSYNYPTLAEAGIHIKYEPSLIHRCTNGKPLTPHLFFDTNVVILKLFPGIQESMVAATLAIPGLKAVVLETYGSGNAPRSQWLVQHLTDANKKGIVIVNVTQCGAGTVEMDHYETGRQLLQSGILSGYDSTTESAVTKLMFLLGHGLTPDEVRKMMQISIAGEITIK, encoded by the coding sequence ATGAAACCACAACTCACTTCCGTATTGATAATTTACACCGGTGGAACAATTGGAATGATTGAGAATACCGAAACAGGTGCTCTGGAAAACTTTAATTTCGAGCATTTGCAAAAACATCTACCTGAGCTCAAAAAGTTTGATTTCAAAATAGAATCCTGTCAGTTTGATCCTCCCCGGGATTCTTCAGATATGGAGCCCGAAGCGTGGGCCGATTTAGTTAGAATTATCTATCAGAACTATTCAAAATATGATGGTTTTGTGATTCTTCACGGTACAGACACCATGGCATTTACTGCTTCCGCACTCAGTTTTATGCTGGAGAATCTCAATAAGCCGGTTATTCTCACCGGATCGCAACTGCCTATCGGGGTACTAAGAACAGATGGAAAGGAAAATCTGATGACCAGCATTGAGATTGCCGCAGCAAAATACAAAGAAAAACCACTAGTCTCTGAGGTTTGCATCTTCTTTGAAAACCACCTGATGAGAGGAAACCGCACTACCAAAATAAATGCAGAGAATTTCAACGCTTTTCGTTCTTATAATTATCCGACACTGGCCGAAGCCGGGATACATATTAAATATGAACCTTCATTGATTCATCGTTGCACAAATGGGAAACCTCTCACTCCACATCTTTTCTTTGATACAAATGTGGTAATTCTGAAACTGTTTCCAGGAATTCAGGAAAGTATGGTGGCGGCAACTCTTGCCATTCCGGGGCTGAAAGCTGTGGTTCTGGAGACCTACGGATCGGGTAATGCTCCCAGAAGCCAATGGCTTGTACAACATCTGACTGATGCAAATAAAAAAGGTATTGTCATTGTTAATGTGACACAGTGTGGGGCAGGTACTGTAGAAATGGATCACTACGAAACCGGAAGACAATTGCTTCAATCGGGAATATTGAGTGGATATGACAGTACCACTGAGTCTGCCGTAACCAAACTGATGTTTCTCCTGGGACATGGACTTACACCGGATGAAGTGCGAAAAATGATGCAGATCTCCATCGCTGGAGAAATAACCATTAAATAA